The following coding sequences lie in one Pseudomonas sp. B33.4 genomic window:
- a CDS encoding OprD family porin gives MRPPFPLITPRQSFGFGAFVLCAGFTAQVQASGFFEDTTAKIESRTVYFNRDFRDGSTSNAQGASKREESAQGFILNLQSGYTDGTVGFGIDALGMLGFQLDSSPDRSNSGLLPSSGNDPRGSKGQYAKMGLTAKVKVSGTVLKYGALLPDLPLLKYNDGRLLPTMFNGAMLNSKEVKDLTFMAARLDKYTARDSTDSQDIRVHCKNKRYACNTTADHFDMYGFDYKINDRLTAQYHYAELEDIYRQHFVGLLGNQPLAGGVLKADLRVLKSADSGDAKAGSIDNRALSGMLSYAHSGHTFSAGWQRMNGDNSMPYLDGSNPYLVNYVQVNDFAAAQERSWQLRYDYDFKAIGINGLSFLTRYVNGDHIKVLGSDQEGKEWERDSELKYVIQTGTFKDVSLRLRNATYRTNYEKFARDVDETRLIVSYSFSVL, from the coding sequence ATGCGTCCCCCATTTCCCCTCATCACCCCGCGCCAGTCGTTTGGCTTCGGAGCCTTTGTGCTGTGCGCAGGTTTTACCGCACAGGTTCAGGCCAGCGGATTTTTTGAAGACACCACGGCGAAAATCGAATCGCGCACGGTGTACTTCAACCGCGATTTCCGTGATGGGAGCACCTCGAACGCTCAGGGCGCCTCCAAGCGTGAAGAGTCGGCACAGGGCTTTATTCTCAACCTGCAATCGGGCTACACCGACGGTACCGTGGGTTTCGGTATCGATGCGCTGGGCATGCTCGGCTTTCAACTCGATTCCAGCCCGGACCGCAGCAACAGCGGCTTGTTGCCCTCCAGCGGCAACGACCCGCGCGGCTCGAAAGGGCAATACGCAAAAATGGGTCTGACCGCCAAGGTCAAGGTTTCGGGCACGGTGCTGAAGTACGGCGCGCTGCTGCCGGATCTGCCGCTGCTGAAATACAACGACGGTCGTTTGCTGCCGACCATGTTCAATGGCGCGATGCTCAATTCTAAAGAGGTGAAAGACCTGACCTTCATGGCCGCGCGCCTGGACAAGTACACCGCGCGCGATTCCACCGACTCGCAAGATATCCGCGTGCACTGCAAGAACAAGCGCTACGCCTGCAACACCACCGCCGATCATTTCGACATGTACGGCTTCGACTACAAGATCAATGATCGTCTGACCGCGCAGTATCACTACGCCGAACTGGAAGACATCTATCGTCAGCACTTCGTCGGGCTGCTGGGTAATCAACCGTTAGCTGGCGGTGTACTTAAAGCAGATCTGCGGGTGCTGAAAAGTGCCGACAGCGGCGATGCCAAGGCCGGTTCCATCGATAACCGGGCGTTGAGCGGCATGCTCTCTTACGCGCACAGCGGTCACACCTTCAGCGCCGGCTGGCAGCGCATGAACGGCGACAACTCGATGCCGTATCTGGATGGCAGTAACCCGTATCTGGTCAACTATGTGCAGGTCAACGACTTCGCCGCTGCGCAGGAACGTTCCTGGCAACTGCGTTATGACTATGACTTCAAGGCCATTGGTATTAATGGTTTGAGCTTCCTGACCCGTTATGTGAACGGTGACCACATCAAGGTGTTGGGCAGTGATCAGGAAGGCAAGGAGTGGGAACGCGACAGCGAGTTGAAGTATGTGATTCAGACGGGCACGTTCAAGGATGTGAGTCTGCGTTTGCGTAATGCGACGTATCGCACCAACTATGAGAAGTTTGCCCGGGATGTGGATGAGACACGGTTGATTGTGAGTTATAGCTTTTCGGTGTTGTAG
- the xylB gene encoding xylulokinase encodes MTTQQLFLGIDCGTQGTKAIILDAATGQVLGQGAAAHTMISGANGRREQDTQQWLEAFTLATRSALLAANVDGQSILGIGVSGQQHGLVLLDDQGEVLRPAKLWCDTETSAENDRLLTHLGGEKGSLERLGVVIAPGYTVSKLLWTKEQHPVVFSRIARILLPHDYLNFWLTGRACSEYGDASGTGYFNVRTRQWDLQLLRDIDASGRLQAALPELIDAHQSVGTLLPAIAEHLGINPNALVSSGGGDNMMGAIGTGNIQPGAITMSLGSSGTVYAYSEVPKVSPDASVATFCSSSGGWLPLICTMNLTNATGAIRELFDLDLQQFNELVAQAPIGANGVSMLPFLNGERVPALPHATGSLHGLTLDNLTQANLCRAAVEGTTFGLRYGLDLLRHNGLQSRSICLIGGGSKSAVWRQIVADIMNTPVICTEQSEAAALGAAIQAAWCKSWSNGHEDTLADLCQRCVKLDSSSETLPIAVNVAAFQQAYERYQQHVATL; translated from the coding sequence ATGACAACACAACAACTCTTCCTGGGCATCGACTGCGGCACCCAAGGCACCAAAGCCATCATCCTCGACGCCGCGACCGGTCAAGTCCTCGGCCAGGGCGCCGCCGCCCACACGATGATCAGCGGCGCCAACGGCCGCCGCGAACAAGACACCCAGCAATGGCTGGAAGCCTTCACCCTCGCCACCCGCAGCGCCCTGCTGGCGGCGAATGTCGATGGCCAGTCGATCCTCGGCATCGGCGTCTCCGGCCAGCAACACGGTCTGGTCCTGCTCGATGATCAAGGTGAAGTGCTGCGCCCGGCCAAGCTCTGGTGCGACACCGAAACCAGCGCCGAAAACGACCGTCTGCTGACTCATCTGGGCGGTGAAAAAGGTTCACTGGAACGCCTCGGCGTGGTCATCGCCCCAGGCTACACCGTGTCGAAACTGCTCTGGACCAAAGAACAACACCCCGTAGTGTTCTCGCGCATCGCACGCATCCTGCTGCCCCACGACTACCTGAACTTCTGGCTCACCGGCCGCGCCTGCAGCGAATACGGCGACGCTTCCGGCACCGGCTATTTCAACGTGCGCACCCGCCAATGGGACTTGCAACTGCTGCGCGACATCGACGCCAGCGGACGCCTGCAAGCAGCTTTACCGGAGTTGATCGACGCGCACCAATCAGTCGGCACCCTCCTCCCGGCGATTGCCGAACACCTCGGCATCAACCCCAATGCGCTGGTCTCCAGCGGTGGCGGCGACAACATGATGGGCGCCATCGGCACCGGCAATATTCAGCCCGGCGCGATCACCATGAGCCTCGGCTCCTCCGGCACGGTGTACGCCTATTCCGAAGTGCCGAAAGTCAGCCCGGACGCCTCGGTTGCGACGTTCTGCTCGTCGAGTGGCGGTTGGTTGCCGCTGATCTGCACCATGAACCTGACCAACGCCACCGGCGCGATTCGTGAGCTGTTCGACCTCGATCTGCAGCAGTTCAACGAGCTCGTCGCCCAGGCCCCCATCGGCGCTAACGGCGTGAGCATGCTGCCGTTCCTCAACGGCGAACGCGTCCCCGCCCTGCCCCACGCCACCGGCAGCCTGCACGGTTTGACGCTGGATAACCTGACACAGGCCAACCTCTGCCGCGCCGCTGTCGAAGGCACCACCTTCGGTTTGCGCTACGGGCTGGATTTGCTCCGCCACAATGGTTTACAAAGCCGCAGCATTTGCCTGATCGGCGGCGGTTCGAAAAGCGCGGTGTGGCGGCAGATCGTCGCCGACATCATGAACACCCCAGTGATCTGCACCGAACAAAGCGAAGCTGCCGCCCTCGGCGCGGCGATACAAGCGGCGTGGTGCAAATCCTGGTCGAACGGCCACGAAGACACCCTCGCCGACCTGTGCCAGCGCTGCGTGAAACTCGATTCCAGCAGCGAAACCCTGCCGATTGCCGTCAACGTCGCGGCGTTCCAGCAGGCCTATGAACGCTATCAACAGCATGTCGCAACCCTATAA
- a CDS encoding DUF4123 domain-containing protein: MPEKSHARKTCPAIGGQLMTKSDAAKAWSEAQKNAQSIFAIVETGLLPDPARLQFVSADPSRRPLMVQPEFAELRNYGPWLVDVSHMEFEAFLAHEHFTGCTAMACWIRTDCPADKLAAHLSDALLAKNEAGEVLMIRSYAPEVLPMLYARDDLSWHAWLFGPLQEWWVPTEEDQWHSLKGLNLEKPGRYEPIFLDAKLWTDMEIDPLPYSLTTELEKEAPEVFTSTCHGARLKQVKEALDAGRSEGLTDAEDVTLFASLQLMDREFPANWPMWEKAKERAIGEKLPLGVVMRELSE, from the coding sequence ATGCCTGAAAAAAGCCATGCGCGAAAAACTTGCCCTGCAATCGGGGGCCAATTGATGACAAAGAGTGACGCGGCGAAAGCCTGGAGCGAAGCGCAAAAGAACGCTCAGTCGATATTCGCGATTGTTGAAACCGGTCTGTTGCCGGACCCCGCTCGATTGCAGTTCGTCAGTGCGGACCCGTCGCGACGACCGTTGATGGTGCAACCGGAATTCGCCGAACTGCGCAACTACGGCCCATGGCTGGTCGACGTTAGCCACATGGAATTCGAGGCCTTTCTCGCTCACGAACACTTCACCGGCTGCACCGCGATGGCCTGTTGGATTCGTACCGACTGCCCGGCCGACAAGCTCGCCGCTCACCTGAGTGATGCGTTGCTGGCAAAAAATGAAGCTGGCGAAGTTCTGATGATCCGTAGCTACGCGCCAGAAGTGCTGCCGATGCTGTACGCACGCGATGATCTGTCTTGGCATGCTTGGCTGTTTGGCCCGCTGCAAGAATGGTGGGTGCCCACAGAAGAAGATCAATGGCACTCTCTGAAGGGCCTCAACCTTGAAAAGCCCGGAAGATACGAGCCTATTTTTCTAGACGCAAAGCTGTGGACGGACATGGAGATCGATCCCCTGCCCTACAGCCTCACCACTGAACTGGAAAAAGAAGCGCCGGAAGTGTTTACCAGCACCTGCCACGGTGCACGGTTGAAGCAAGTGAAAGAAGCGCTGGACGCTGGCCGCAGTGAAGGCTTAACAGACGCGGAAGACGTCACTCTCTTTGCCAGCCTGCAATTGATGGATCGCGAATTTCCGGCGAACTGGCCGATGTGGGAAAAGGCGAAAGAACGGGCAATTGGAGAGAAGTTGCCGCTTGGTGTGGTGATGCGAGAGTTGTCGGAGTGA
- a CDS encoding type VI secretion system tip protein VgrG, which yields MLDANATHITLTLEGANADLQVLSFTGREALNQPFRFDLELVSARPDLKLEELLHKPGVLTFGPTGEGKIHGLVYRIEQGDSGKTLTRYSLSLVPQLAYLRHNHDQQIFQQLTVPKIIAQVLEDRGILADAYSFQLGAEYPEREYCVQYDESDLHFIQRLCEEEGIHFHFQHSSSGHKLVFGDDQTVFRKLKPVSYQQDSGMAADKPVIKRFNLRLETRTTRVSRRDYDFEKPKILPEGAVKTEFAPDLEDYDYPGRFTTRERGKFLSTRALERHRSDYKLAEGKGDEPTLTSGHFLTLAEHPRAEWNDLWLLLEVFHEGKQPQVLGENVTSDVTDNKSDFHQGYRNSFLATPWDAHYRPALEHPKPKVLGSQTAVVTGPAGEEIHCDQYGRIKVQFHWDRDGQSNDKTTCWMRVASGWAGAAYGGIAIPRIGMEVLVTFLEGDPDQPLVTGCLYHKENVVPYDLPANKTRSTFKTLSSPGGKGYNEFRIEDKKGAEQIYIHAQRDWDENIEHDQKIRVGNERHDTVEANTLSEFKVEEHRITHLDRISEMRADDHLTVGVTQHLKVGTAQFVETGTEIHYHAGDKVVVEGGMELTAKAGGSFVKVDAGGVTISGAEVKVNSGGGPGAGTGIQILAPFIPGLAAIDNAGRLMQTRANQMMQAESLAVTPKLKAPTGICVECLKKAMREKLALQSGAN from the coding sequence ATGCTGGACGCCAACGCAACCCACATCACCCTCACGCTTGAAGGCGCCAACGCCGACCTGCAAGTCCTCAGCTTCACCGGTCGCGAAGCCCTCAACCAACCGTTCCGTTTCGACCTCGAACTCGTCAGCGCCCGCCCCGACCTCAAACTCGAAGAGCTGTTGCACAAGCCCGGCGTCCTGACTTTCGGCCCGACCGGCGAAGGCAAGATCCACGGTCTGGTCTATCGCATCGAGCAAGGCGACTCCGGCAAGACCCTGACCCGTTACAGCCTCAGCCTGGTGCCACAACTGGCCTACCTGCGGCACAACCATGATCAGCAGATTTTCCAGCAACTGACCGTACCGAAGATCATCGCTCAGGTCCTGGAAGATCGCGGCATCCTCGCCGACGCCTACAGCTTCCAGCTCGGCGCCGAGTACCCGGAACGCGAATACTGCGTGCAGTACGACGAATCCGACCTGCATTTCATCCAGCGCCTGTGCGAGGAAGAAGGTATTCACTTCCACTTCCAGCACAGCAGCAGCGGCCACAAACTGGTGTTTGGCGACGACCAGACCGTGTTCCGCAAGCTGAAACCGGTGAGCTACCAGCAAGACTCCGGCATGGCCGCCGACAAACCGGTGATCAAACGCTTCAACCTGCGCCTGGAAACCCGCACCACCCGCGTCAGCCGCCGCGACTACGACTTTGAGAAACCAAAGATCCTCCCCGAAGGCGCGGTCAAAACCGAGTTCGCCCCGGACCTCGAGGACTACGACTACCCCGGCCGCTTCACCACCCGCGAGCGCGGCAAGTTCCTTTCCACCCGCGCCCTCGAACGCCATCGCAGCGACTACAAACTCGCCGAAGGCAAAGGTGACGAGCCGACCCTCACCAGCGGCCATTTCCTGACGCTGGCCGAACACCCGCGCGCCGAGTGGAACGACCTGTGGCTGCTGCTGGAAGTCTTCCACGAAGGCAAACAACCGCAAGTGCTCGGCGAAAACGTCACCAGCGACGTCACCGATAACAAAAGCGATTTCCACCAGGGCTACCGCAACAGCTTCCTCGCCACCCCGTGGGACGCGCACTACCGCCCTGCCCTTGAACACCCGAAACCAAAAGTCCTCGGCAGCCAGACCGCCGTCGTCACCGGCCCCGCAGGCGAAGAAATCCACTGCGACCAATACGGCCGCATCAAAGTGCAATTCCACTGGGACCGCGACGGTCAGTCCAACGACAAAACCACCTGCTGGATGCGCGTCGCCAGCGGCTGGGCCGGCGCCGCGTACGGCGGCATCGCCATCCCGCGCATCGGCATGGAAGTCCTCGTCACCTTCCTTGAAGGCGATCCCGATCAGCCACTGGTCACCGGTTGCCTGTACCACAAGGAAAACGTCGTCCCCTACGACCTGCCGGCAAACAAGACCCGCAGCACCTTCAAAACCCTGAGCTCACCGGGCGGCAAGGGCTACAACGAATTCCGCATCGAAGACAAGAAAGGCGCCGAGCAGATCTACATCCACGCCCAACGCGACTGGGACGAGAACATCGAGCACGACCAGAAGATTCGCGTCGGCAACGAACGGCACGACACTGTCGAAGCCAACACGCTGAGTGAGTTCAAGGTTGAAGAGCATCGGATTACGCATCTGGATCGGATTAGCGAAATGCGTGCGGATGATCACCTGACCGTCGGTGTCACCCAGCACCTGAAAGTGGGGACTGCGCAGTTTGTTGAGACTGGGACGGAGATTCACTACCACGCCGGTGACAAGGTGGTGGTTGAAGGTGGCATGGAGCTTACCGCCAAGGCTGGCGGGAGTTTCGTCAAGGTCGACGCCGGTGGTGTGACCATTAGCGGCGCTGAAGTGAAGGTGAATTCGGGTGGTGGGCCGGGAGCCGGCACCGGCATTCAGATCCTCGCCCCATTCATCCCGGGGCTCGCAGCCATTGATAACGCCGGACGCCTGATGCAAACCCGCGCCAACCAGATGATGCAAGCGGAGTCCCTCGCCGTGACGCCGAAACTCAAAGCACCTACCGGCATCTGCGTCGAATGCCTGAAAAAAGCCATGCGCGAAAAACTTGCCCTGCAATCGGGGGCCAATTGA
- a CDS encoding carbohydrate kinase, with protein sequence MYLVCGEALFDFFSEDDASGLASKVNFKAIAGGSPFNVAVGLRRLGVDSALFGGLSTDYLGRRLQQVLQDEGVCPDYLVEFAAPTTLAMVAVGANGSPHYSFRGEGCADRQLSLAHLPTLGPEVRGLHIGSFSLVVQPIGDTLLTLVQRESGKRLITLDPNVRLNPEPNIDLWRERIATLVPLADLIKVSDEDLSLLYPEQDPQRVIEGWLEQRCQIVFLTRGGDGATVFSRQHGTWSVPAASVKIADTVGAGDTFQAALITWLTEHGLDSVEGVQQLAREQIDAMLRFAVQAAALTCSKTGPDLPYRHQLS encoded by the coding sequence ATGTATTTGGTGTGTGGCGAAGCCCTGTTTGATTTTTTCAGTGAAGACGATGCCAGTGGTCTGGCCTCGAAAGTGAATTTCAAGGCGATTGCCGGCGGCTCGCCGTTCAACGTCGCTGTCGGTTTGCGCCGTCTGGGCGTGGACTCGGCCTTGTTTGGCGGGCTGTCCACCGACTACCTCGGCCGCCGCTTGCAGCAAGTGCTGCAGGACGAAGGCGTGTGCCCGGACTATCTGGTGGAGTTCGCCGCGCCGACCACGCTGGCCATGGTCGCCGTCGGTGCCAATGGCTCGCCGCACTACAGCTTTCGTGGTGAAGGCTGTGCCGATCGGCAACTGAGTCTTGCGCATCTGCCGACACTGGGCCCCGAGGTGCGTGGTCTGCATATCGGCTCGTTCTCGCTGGTGGTGCAGCCGATCGGCGACACCTTGCTGACCCTGGTGCAGCGTGAAAGCGGCAAACGCCTGATCACCCTCGACCCGAACGTGCGCCTCAATCCCGAGCCGAACATCGACCTGTGGCGTGAGCGCATCGCGACGCTGGTGCCGCTCGCCGATCTGATCAAGGTCAGCGACGAAGACTTGAGCCTGCTCTATCCCGAACAGGACCCGCAACGCGTGATCGAAGGCTGGCTCGAACAACGCTGCCAGATCGTCTTCCTCACCCGGGGCGGCGACGGCGCCACCGTGTTCAGCCGCCAACACGGCACATGGTCAGTCCCGGCAGCCTCGGTAAAGATTGCCGACACCGTTGGCGCGGGCGACACCTTCCAGGCCGCGTTGATCACCTGGCTGACCGAGCACGGTCTGGACTCGGTCGAAGGCGTTCAGCAACTCGCCCGCGAGCAGATCGACGCCATGCTCAGGTTCGCCGTGCAAGCCGCCGCGCTGACCTGCAGCAAGACCGGCCCGGATCTGCCCTATCGTCACCAATTGAGCTGA